The DNA sequence GGCTTTGCCGACGCCGGTGCCACACTACAACTTCGGTCGTACACCGCTCGTACGCGGTCTCGATACGCTGTGGATTGAAAAGATGGCAGGCAACGATAAAGTGACGGCCGCCGAACCGCTTAAACCGATTCACATGCCGTCGTCGACGTTTAAACCGTTCTTGTTTGCTCTGGGGCTGGCGATTGCCGGTGTCGGTGCGATTTTCCACCGCGAGTTGACGTGGGGCGTCGCCATTGTGGGTCTCGTGTTCTGGCTCGGTGTCGTCATCGCCTACTTACTGGAAGAAGATGAAGGCTACTATGTAAGCACCTCTGAAATTGAAGCGACTGAGGGAGGGAGCAAGGCGTGAGTAATTACCAAGCGACGGAAAACACGGCGGGGGGAGCTGGCTCCCTCTCGCTAGAAAGTGCGACATTGCAGGCACGTAGCCGGCAGTTAGGTTTTTGGTTCTTTTTGGCGGGAGAGTGTGCGCTCTTTGCTTCCTTTATCGGAACGTATTTAACGCTTGCGGGCCAGCATGGCAAAGGTCCTGGACCTGCAGAGGCGTTCGATTTGACGCTCGTGTTTGTGATGACCTTTCTCTTGTTGACGAGTAGTTTGACGAGTGTGATCTCGACAGTCGGTATGCAGCGCGGCGACTTTAAAATGATGCACCGCTGGCTGACGGCGACGATCCTTCTGGGACTTGTTTTTCTCGCCTTCCAGATTTACGAGTTTATCGAGTATAGCAACATTGGCTTAACGATGCAAAGCAGTCCGTTCGGCTCCGCGTTTTACGCGTTAGTCGGATTTCACGGGCTACACGTATTGTTTGGTCTCATCTGGTTGTCGGTATTGAAGTTCCAATCGTTGGATCGCCACGGGTTTACGACTGACGAAGCGTTAACGGTGCAAAATGCGTCTAAATTTTACATTGCAGGTCTGTACTGGCACTTCGTCGACGTCGTGTGGGTCGTCATTTTTACGGTCGTCTATTTGCTCGGAAGGGTGGGTTAAACAGACGTTATGGCTAAAACAGAATCCAACCATCAGAAGGGACATATTCCGATTTGGACGCATGTCGTTAGCTGGGCAATTATGATCATTATGACGGCGGTCGCTTTCTTGGCTGTCGGAATGAAACTCATGCCGGCGTCGATCGTTATCCCGTTTATCCTCTTCTTGTGTGTGATTCAAGTGTTTGCACAGATTTATATCTTCATGCACTTGAATACGAAAAGTCAAGCGTTCCAGATGTTGTTTATGGGATCGGGTCTTATGTTTGCCACCGTCTTTGCGGTTGGTCTGTGGTTGATGGCATGGACGTACACGCCGTAACGGCTCGGGATCATCTAGCAACGTGACGGCACAAACAATAACGGGGTAAGTACGGCACAGCAAGTGCAAAATAGAAAAAGAGGATAATCAATAACATGTAGCTCCTTGCTGGATCGTTCTTGACGCGTACTCACGAAGTCGTACCGTTAGGGGAACATCCAACAAGGAGCTTTTGCTCTAGTGGAACGATTCACATTGTCTTCACAAACTGGAACTTTGCTTAGAATAGCTTATGTTATAATGGGACATGACTAATAATAATTGTCATCGATCGCGGACGGGGCGGTCTAGTTTCTATTTTTAAGTGGGGGTTATACGATGCACCTTATGACGATCGGCCTAAATTACAAAACAGCCCCTGTCGCAGTGCGCGAGCAGTTTGCGTTCGCCCAAGATTCGTTGCCTCTAGCGCTCAAACAGTTGCGGCAATCGAAAGGCATTTTGGAATGTGTTATTTTAAGTACGTGTAACCGAATGGAAATATACGTCGTATGTGACCAATTGCACACAGGGCGTTACTATATAAAAACGTTTTTAGAGCAATGGTTTGGGTTGCCGAAAGAGCAGTTTGTGCCGCATTTGTATATTTTGGAAGCGGAACAAGCGGTACGCCACTTGTTTAAAGTGACGTGCGGTCTCGACTCGATGGTAATCGGCGAGACGCAAATATTAGGGCAAGTACGGCAAGGGATTGCTGCGGCTCAAGAAGTAAAAACGACAGGCACTATTCTTAATAAGTTGTTTTTGCAAGCAGTAACAGTTGGAAAAAAGGCGCACAGTGAAACGGCGATCGGCCAAAATGCCGTATCGGTTAGTTATGCTGCCGTCGAATTAGGAAAAAGGATTTTCGGCGATTTTACAGGAAAGACAGTGCTCGTCTTCGGTGCGGGAGAAATGAGTGAACTAACGGCGAAACATTTGCAGGGGAATGGGGCGGCAAAGGTGCTCGTCGTAAACCGCTCCCGCGAACGCGCGGAACGAGTCGCTCGGCGCATACAGGCGGAGGCGTATTCGTTTGACCAGTTAGACAGTGCACTCGTACGCGCGGATGTCGTCATCGCGTCGACGGGGGCAGAAGGCATCGTGCTCAGCAAGGAGCAGGTGGCGCGTGCGTTGCTTCAGCGTCGCAGTCGTCCACTCTTTTTGATCGATATTGCTGTACCGCGCGATATCGACCCTGCGGTGAATGACCTAGCAGACGTTTATTTATACGACATCGACAATTTACAAGGTATTGTCACGGCGAATATGGAAGAACGAGAACGGGAAGCGGCGAAAGTATGGACGTTGATCACAGCCGAATTGGACGCTTTCAACACGTGGATGGATACGCTAGGCGTCGTGCCGTTAATTACCGCCCTGCGCGAGAAAGCTCTGCAGGCACAAGGTGAGGCGATGCAGCGCATTGAACGCAAATTGCCGGATCTCTCTGAGCGCGAACGCCGTGTCATTAGCAAGCAGACGAAAAGTATCATTAACCAACTGTTGCGCGATCCGATCCAACGTTTAAAGGAGTTGGCGGCAGATCCCGACAGTGGAGAGGCGCTAGCGCTGTTTGAACACTTCTTCGCGTTAGAAGAACTGCTAGCGGCGCATGAGGCGGAAGAGCAACAGCAGGTGCAAAAGGTCGCTACGGCTCCGCAAAAAGCTGCGATCGGAGAGGTTAAAGTACGCACGTACTAAGCAAGGTGAGGGCACATGGGAGTCGAGAGATACCTTTACGATGTGACGATTTACACGTATGCGCTAAGTGTTCTTATGTATTTTAGCGACTTTTTGCAACCTAATCACCGGATGAATCGTGCGGCGCTCGGCTTACTCGTCGTCGTGTGGCTGTCATTAGCTACTGTTTTAGTCCTGCGGCTGCTAGAGCGCCAGTTTGTCCCTTTTTTTACGACGTTTGACTCGCTCATTTTTTATGCGTGGGCGATTGTGAGCTTTTCCATGGTTATTAATACGTTTTATCGTATGGATTTGTTTGTTTTTCTCGCTAATTTAGTCGGATTTGCGCTAGCTGCATTGAGTTTGTTTGTACGGCATGACGTGCCGCCGTCGTTCAGTGAACGATTATTGTCCGAACTGTTAGTGATTCATGTGACGTTTGCCTTAGTCGCGTACGCGTTTTTTCTACTTTCGTTACTGCTGGCACTGCTTTATTTGCTACTCAATGATATGCTTAAAAACAAACAGTGGAATAAGCTAGTGAAACGGGCACCTAGTTTAAGCCAGCTCGAGCACTTAACGTATTGCGTCAGTATGATTGGCGTTCCGATCTATATGCTGTCGCTCATTTTAGGATTGATTTGGGCGCAAAAACAGGCTGTTCACGGCTTTTGGTATGACCCAAAAGTGTGGCTCTCTTTTTTTGCTCTGACCGTTTATATTTATTACTTGTACCAGCGGAAGTCAAAGCATTGGAGTGGGAGATGGCTCGCTTATTGTAACGCCTTTGCGTTTACAATTATTCTATTCAACTTGATTATTTCTAATTCTGGACATTCGTTTCACCGTTGGTGAGACATTTTGCTGAGCATCATTGCTGATTCGAAAACAACTACTGTTGTGTTCTTGCACGGTACCCGATGTCGGTGCACGTCGTGTCGGATCTCTGATACGCGATATAATAGAGTACGAGTTGGGATGGCTAGGCCGTTGGGAGGCAGTTGAATGAATTCACTCACAATCGGGACGCGCCAAAGTGCGTTGGCGCTCACACAAACCGAATGGGTAATGGGGGAATTGCGGGGGAAGTTCCCGCACCTCAAGCTTGGGACGAAAAAAATTGTGACGAAAGGCGATAAGATTCTTCACGTCACCTTGTCCAAGGTGGGCGGCAAGGGTTTGTTTGTGAAAGAAATTGAACAGGCGTTGCTGGACGGAGAAATTGACGTCGCGGTGCACAGTATGAAAGACATGCCTGCTCAACTAGCAGACGGTTTGACGCTCGCGGCGATCTGTAAACGGGAAGATCCGCGCGACTGTTTTATTTCCAAAACGGGACAATCGCTCGACGAGCTTCCAGAAGGTGCAATCGTCGGTACGAGCAGCTTGCGGCGACAGGCGCAAATACAACATTACCGTCCGGACTTACAGATAAAACCGGTGCGCGGCAATATCGATACGCGGTTGCGCAAGTTGCGGGAAGGCGAGTTCGATGCGATTATACTTGCGGCGGCGGGGCTCATCCGCTTAGGGTGGGAGGATGTCATAACGCATTACTTAGACGTTGACGTGTCCCTACCTGCTGTCGGGCAAGGGGCGATCGGGTTAGAGTGCCGCGCCGACGACGAAGACACGCAAGCGTTGCTGGTGGCGCTGAACGACGCCGACACGGCACGAGCTGTATCGGCGGAGCGAGCGTTTTTACACCGTTTAAACGGGAGTTGTCAAATTCCGATCGGGGCTTACGCGCGTATTGAGCAGGAGGCGATTGCTTTGTCGGGCCTCGTCGGCGATCCTGCGGATGGGCGAATTATACAGCATGCGGGGACCGGCAGCGATCCCGTGCAATTAGGAGTACAGCTGGCCGATGCGCTAATCGCGCAGGGCGCGGACGAAATATTAGCGTCGCTCGCTAACGGCAACGACACTTAATGACGGTCGCGCTCGGTTCTTTTTGATTAGGCGCTGATCAAGTGATATGGGTGTATACTGGTAAGGGAATACTTTTCGCGTGTGTCGATCGGAGAAGAGGAGAAAGCTTGCACTCGATTGCGAAGGGGAGTCCGTAGTAATGGGCGATAAATGTGAGCATAACGATCAATGTCAGCGGGTAAAAGAAGGAATCGTCACCTTCGTCGGCGCAGTAGCAGGAGATGTCGGCTTGATGACGGTGAAAGGGATGCGCGCACTTCAAACAGCGGATGTCGTCGTTTATGACGCTTGCCTCAATGCACGCCTCTTGTATTTTGCTCCTGAGTACGCGGAGCGTCTGTGCGTGCATACTGCTCAGCAGGTACCGTTACTCAATAGTGCCGCAGCATGTGGGTGTGATGACGGGACCGCTGTTCTCGATAAAAACGATGTTGCCGCGGACAGTGAGACTATAAATGCGGACGGGGTCAATGCGTTAATGGTCGCACGCACACGGGAAGGGAAGAGGGTCGTCCGGTTAATGTACGATAATCCGTTCACCACCCTAGACGGCGTCCGGGCTGTGCGCGATGTGCGCGAACGAGGCGTACGCTGCGAAGTCGTCCCTGCTGTGCCCGCGACCGTCGTGGCAGCCACGTATGCCGGAATTCCCGTCGGAGAGGCGGCGTATACGATGAACGCGCCACTGACCGCATGGCTAGACCGGGAGTCCCAACAAGACACGCAGGACGTACATAAACCGGTGCTTTTTTTTGATACAACTGTGGCGACAGCGGAAGAACTCGCAGCCGTCTGCGGTCAGTTAATGGCGGACGGCTATCGCGCCGACACACCTGTCGCCCTTATTTGTCACGGGACGCGTGGGGAGCAAAGGGTGCTCGACGGCACGTTAGCGACCATTACGGAGCAATTGTATGCGGAGGAGCGACTGCACGTCTGCGAGCAGGAGAGAGACGGTTCAGGCAGTCCTGCGACACACGTTAGCCGGCAAGCGTTGGGGGAACCTTGTGTTGTTGCCTTCGGAGAACCCGTGCGCGTGGACCGGAGAATCGCTTGGCTGCAGGAAAAACCGTTAAGCGGCCACCGCGTACTTGTGACGCGGCCGCGCGGGCAAAATAGGGGTATGGTCCACGCCATTGAACGCCTCGGCGGTGAGCCGTACGAGTTTCCAACCATTCGCATCGTCGATCCCGCCGATTACGGGCCGCTCGACCAGGCCATTCGTCAATTGGGGAGTTTTAAGTGGGTTATATTTACGAGTGTCAACGGCGTCGAGCACTTTTTTCGCCGCATTCGCGCCGTGCCCGGGGTCGACATTCGGCAAATGGCGGACGCGCGCATCGCCGCGGTCGGTCCGAAAACGGCAGAAGCACTAGCCGAGAAAGGATTGGAAGTCGATTTATTGCCCGGGGAATACCGGGCAGAAGCACTTTTGACCGTTTTGGAAAAGAATGTAATGAAAGGTGATCGCATCTTGCTACCGCGCGCCAATATTGCGCGTAACGTATTGCCCGATGGACTTCGGGCACTCGGTTGCGACGTGACGGACGTCGACGCATATCGTACAGTTACCGATGCGAGCCGGGCGGGTGACGTGGCGCGCTTACTCGCGCGGCGGTCACTGTCGATTGCTACGTTTACGAGCTCTTCCACGGTGCGCAACTTTGTTCAAGCGCTTGAGGCGACGGGAACAACTTGGCGGCAGTGGATGAAAGGTGTACAAGTTGCTTGTATCGGGCCGATTGCGGCCGGCACGGCGCGCGAGCTTGGCCTCGAGGTGGACATCGTCGCCACCGATTATACGACTGAGGGATTACTGACAGCGATCCAAGCTGCCATTGAACAAAAGGGGGAGTAACGATGCTCAAATTTGCGAGACACCGCCGCTTGCGGCGCGATGCGACCATTCGCCGCATGGTGCGGGAAACAGTACTCTCAGTTGACGATTTGATCATACCGTTGTTCGTCGTCGAAGGAGAAAATGTGAAACGAGAAGTTCCTTCGATGCCCGGCGTGTATCAATTGTCCCTCGACGCATTCACGCGCGAGTTGCGCGAAATTGAACAATTAGGGATCCCCGCCGTGATGCTGTTCGGCATTCCCGAACATAAAGATGCGTGTGGTAGCGAGGCGTACGCAGACGATGGCATCGTACAGCAAGCCATTCGCTTGGCTAAAGAAGCGGTGCCAACGCTACACGTCATGGCTGATACGTGTCTTTGTGAATACACCGATCACGGACATTGCGGCGTCATTGAGGGGAACGACGTCGCTAATGACGAATCGTTAGAGTTACTCGTCAAGACGGCTGTTTCCCAAGCACGAGCCGGCGCAGACTCGATCGCCCCGTCCAATATGATGGACGGGTTTGTCGCTGCGATTCGCGCCGGGTTAGACGATGCCGGGTTCGAAAAAGTTCCGCTCGTTTCGTATGCGGTCAAATATGCGTCGTCGTTTTACGGGCCTTTTCGCGATGCGGCTGATTCGACTCCTCAGTTCGGCGACCGCAAAACGTATCAGATGGATCCAGCTAACGCCCGCGAAGCGCTGCGCGAGGCACACGCGGACATTGCACAAGGGGCCGATATGCTCATCGTCAAACCGGCGCTCAGCTACATGGATATTATCCGCCGCGTGCGCGAGGCGTGCGACTTGCCGCTGCTCGCCTACAACGTAAGCGGCGAGTATGCGATGGTGAAAGCGGCGGCGCAAAACGGGTGGATTGACGAGCAAAAAATAGTGTTGGAAATGCTGACGAGTATGAAGCGGGCAGGGGCTGACCTCATCTTGACGTATCACGCGAAGGACGCAGCCTGCTGGTTGCGAGAACGCGAATAACTCGTGTGTGCTAGTATTCATCGAGTCACATACTATTCATAAAGGGAGAAGGTGCTTACTATGGCGCGTTCTTTTGCGAATTCGGAACGTAATTTTGCTAAAGCGAAACAAGTGATACCCGGCGGAGTAAACAGCCCCGTGCGCGCCTATCATGCGGTCGGGATGACGCCGATCGCCATCGCCCGCGGGGGTGGGTCGCGCGTCTACGATATCGACGGGAACGACTATATCGATTATGTGTTGTCGTACGGGCCACTCATTTTAGGACACGCACACGAAGCGGTCGTTACCGCACTGGGCGAAGCAGTAGCGAACGGAACGAGCTTCGGAGCGCCGACAGAGCTGGAGACGGAGATGGCGGAGCTGGTCACCAACATCGTTCCCTCACTCGACATTGTGCGCATGGTCAACTCCGGTACGGAGGCGACGATGAGTGCGCTCCGCGTCGCCCGCGGCTACACCGGGCGCAGCAAAATCGTCAAGTTCGTCGGCTGTTACCACGGCCACGCTGACAGTTTGCTCATTAAAGCAGGGTCGGGAGTAGCGACGCTCGGTTTACCCGACAGCCCTGGCGTGCCACACAGTGTCGCTGAACATACGATTACAGTGCCGTACAACGATCTGGAGAGCGTACGCCGCGCTTTTGAGGCGTACGGTGAAGACATTGCCGGGGTCATCGTCGAACCAGTCGCCGGCAACATGGGGACAGTTCTACCAGAGCCCGGGTTTTTACAAGGTTTGCGCGACATAACGAATGAGTACGGCGCTGTACTCATTTTTGATGAAGTGATGACGGGCTTCCGCGTCAGTTACAGTGGGGCACAAGGTCACTTCGGCGTCACGCCAGATTTGACGACGCTAGGCAAAGTGATTGGCGGCGGTCTCCCCGTCGGCGCTTACGGCGGAAAGCGGGAAATTATGGGGCACGTCGCTCCCGTCGGCCCGATTTATCAAGCGGGGACGCTCTCCGGCAACCCGCTAGCGATGACAGCCGGCTATACGACTCTCGTCGAACTCGGTAAAGAGGGCGTGTTCGATGCATTAGTGCGTAAAACAGAGGCGTTAAAAGAAGGGTTGCAGCAGGCGGCTGACGAAAGCGGCATTCCGCTACAGATTAACCAAATAGGTTCGATGATGACGATGTTCTTCAGCGAAGAACCAGTAACGAATTACGAGCAAGCGTCGCGAGCGGATCAACAGCGCTTCGTCGCCTACTTCCGCGCAATGATCGAAGAAGGCATTATGCTCGCACCGTCGCCGTTCGAAACGATGTTCCTGTCGACGGCGCACAGTGACGACGACATTGCCCGTACGATTGAGGCACACCGTCGTGCGCTCAAGCAGCTTGTGTGAACGGTCACTCGCTGGTGAAAGTGTGCAACTTGTGAGTGATGGGTACAACAGGAGTGAACTACTGTAGACCCGTCTAACTATACAAAACAACTCAATTAAAACTGACGGCGACAAGCCTCGTGCATTAGCACGGGGCCTGTCTTTTTTTAGGATGTACATGTTCGTTGCGCCGCCCTGCGACAATATGTTGCCATCGATATTGTGAGCTTGCAGCCGCAGGAAGCCGATGACGGCGTCGCCGCACACACTGTTCTATGACCCTACAGCTCTTCATATGTTGTAGAGAGCGATTGTTTTGGGAGGGATGAGCATTGACGAGCGACGGACAATCCCAACTGCGGTTCGATATTTACGAAAAAGTAACCGTGCACTACGATCAACCAGGAATCGATACTCTGCTTTCCTTAGATCTCGTTCCCGAAGTTCAAATTGATGAACTAGGTGACGCAGTATGCTTAAGCGGCGTGCTACGGCTGAGGGGAACTTATTTGAAGGAAGGAGAGACACGAGAGCAGATTACACTCGAGGACGAGCTGAACGGAGAAAAAATTGAATACGTCATTCCGGTGGAAATTACGATGCCTGCCGAGCGGGTGAAAAATATCGAGCAAATATGCGCGCAAATCGAGTCTTTCGATTACGATATTTTATCTTCCCGCCAACTGGCGATTCAAGCGGTGCTTCTTATTGACGGCTTACACTTGGAGAAAGCGGCTAACGATATGCATGCAAGCTTTTCTGCAGGCGAACAATGGGCGGAGACGATACAGGAGGAGCCGCAACTTACGGTGCACAACGTATCCGACGACGATGAACGAGCGGTCGAGTCACATCAGTCACAAGCTCCTTGGCAAGAGGAGCGGGCGGCGATGGGGCAAGAGGAACGTACGGTAGAGGACGCCGCGGATCAAGCATCGGAAGCATACGCCCGCAGCACAGAATACGACGATCGTGCACCGAGAGAATGGGCTCGCAATCGTGCAGGTGAGGGAGAGGACCCGACACATCAGGTGGGCACGCGCGCAGGTGGCGAGCAGGTCTCTGATAAACCTGCGCCCGGCAGCGCTGAACGTGCGCCCGGTACCGCAAGGACGGAAGAGAGCACGCGCGCGCGTACAGGTGACGGTCACGCGTCGGCAAAGGAACGGGCGGTGGAACGAAAGGGGGACGACGAGGCCGATCTGCACGACGATTTGCGCGCCGGGAAACAAGACGAAGCGGAAAGGAGTGCTTCGCCTACAGAGGAAGAATCAGTTTCAAAACGTGCAACCGACATAACCGACAGTGCACCTAAAGGCGGGACAAAAATTACGTTCCAAAAAAAGGATGAAAAAACGTCTCCCGTCACCGGCACACAGAAAAAACAATCGTCTGCGAGTGAGACGGTGCACAGCTTCGACGGCATGGGCGGTTCGCATCCCGAGGGAGCGGGAATAGAAGAGCCCTTCGGTCATGACGGACAGGCGAGCGAGGAATTTGCCTCCCGCAGCGGGAATACTTACGGAAGTAAATTCGACAGACAGGCATACGACGGAGTGACCTTCAGCGACAACTATGACGGCCGTTCTTACGGCGACAATGCACACGACAGCCACGATGACGGACATTCGTACGGCGGTAACTACCCAGACGCCCATACGCCATCGGGTGCGGGTGAAGAGCAGGCCACCGATACAGACGGGCGAGAAGAAGACAGCCACAGTCAAGCGATTGAGTGGATGAAAAAAAAGCTAGGAGGAGAGGATGACCGGTTTCACCAAGTGAAAATAGTGATTGTGCAGCAGGAAGATACGTTGGAAAGTATTGCTGACCGGTATAATTTATCCTCGGTCGAACTGTTACAAGTCAACCGATTGCAAAGTGGTGAACTGCAGGCGGGGGAGATTGTGTACATCCCGCAGAAGAAGGCGTAGCATAGCTGGCTGACGCGCATAGTGGAAAAATGTACTTCTTTAATCGGGGCAACGGTTTCGTCAGTCGACAACAAGTATAAATGAATAGGACAAAAAGGAGGTGTAAGTTTTGTCAGATCAACAAAAGTGGGAACGCCTCCTGCCACGCGTATTCCACGCATACCATTGGCAGCCGCTTAGTGTACGAAAGGTACGAGGTGCATTTCGCGTACAGACATCCAGTAACACCTTCGCCCTTAAACCGATTGGAGCGACAGAGGAGCGGTTATCTTTTTTGCACAAAATGACGGTGCACTTATTAGACAAAAACTATAAGCATGTCCTGCCGTGGATGCAGACGAGGCGGGGGGATCCATTTTTCCTACACGAGGGCCAGGCGTTTTATGCGACCCCGTGGTATGGAAAAGAGTTTTCGTCCGAATCGTCGCCAGCGATCGGGGAATTGGCGCGTTCACTCGGGGAGATGCACCAATTGACGAAAGATGTAACAGTAAGCAGTTCGTCGTCAACCGCGTCGCTCACACAAACCGCCAGCCGTGTTAACGCGCAAAGTGAACAGTTGCGGGCATATGCCGAGACAGCTGAGCAGCGCACAAATAAATCGCCGTTTGACGTAACCTTTTTAGAAAATGTGGAAGAACTACAGCAAGGGGCCACTTTCGCTGTCAAAGGCATACAGCGTGCGGCGGTCCTCGCTGCGGAGAAGCCATTCCGCCAGGTGTACTGCCATCGAAGCATTCACCGACACAACGTCGTGAAGCGAGGGGGACGGTGGAAGTGGATCGATTTTGACAAAGCGGATCTTGATGTTCCCGTACGCGATTTAGCCGTCCTTTTGCAACGGTTTGTTAGTGAGGACACTTCCTTACAAACGTTAGAAGGCGTGTTGCTAGCGTACGAACAAGCGTTAAAAATCGATGCGCGGGAAAAGCGGTTGCTCGGGTTGTTGTTAGCGTATCCCGACCACGTCTTTCGGCAACTCAGACGGTACTACGACAGAGATGAACACCGCGAAGAAATGGCTAGCGTCGAACAGTTGAAGGCTTCGATCGCCCGTTATCAGGTCGTGAAGCGCTTGGCCAAGCAGCTCGTCACACGCCGTAACGGAAGCGCGCGAAGGCAAAAAATGTCTGTAAAAAACTAATCGGCTCCTTTTTTTTCAAACTGCGCGATGCCCATCGTTAAAACGATGCGCGGAACTTTGCGTAGTTTTTTATTTTTTGTTAGTCAATCGTGTTCGCGAGAACGTCACTTATTTGTCAGAAATTCAATTCGGCCTTTGTCAACCGACACGTTATACTTTATAGTGTAATATCTAGGCATAGTCGGTTTTCGTTTAAATGTGTTATGATGGTTGATGGATACCATTGTCGAAAGTGTCGACATTATTGTGTATAAGGAAGCGCGGGCTGGGAGGGCAGCAATGATACCAAATGTCGTTCTCGCTTACAATGTAGATCCGCTATTTTTTGCGATCATGGCTGTTAGCGTTGCCGTTTTTTTCGTCATATGGGTCGTACATATGACGTCGCTTGCGAAGCAATTTATAAAGG is a window from the Numidum massiliense genome containing:
- a CDS encoding LysM peptidoglycan-binding domain-containing protein; its protein translation is MTSDGQSQLRFDIYEKVTVHYDQPGIDTLLSLDLVPEVQIDELGDAVCLSGVLRLRGTYLKEGETREQITLEDELNGEKIEYVIPVEITMPAERVKNIEQICAQIESFDYDILSSRQLAIQAVLLIDGLHLEKAANDMHASFSAGEQWAETIQEEPQLTVHNVSDDDERAVESHQSQAPWQEERAAMGQEERTVEDAADQASEAYARSTEYDDRAPREWARNRAGEGEDPTHQVGTRAGGEQVSDKPAPGSAERAPGTARTEESTRARTGDGHASAKERAVERKGDDEADLHDDLRAGKQDEAERSASPTEEESVSKRATDITDSAPKGGTKITFQKKDEKTSPVTGTQKKQSSASETVHSFDGMGGSHPEGAGIEEPFGHDGQASEEFASRSGNTYGSKFDRQAYDGVTFSDNYDGRSYGDNAHDSHDDGHSYGGNYPDAHTPSGAGEEQATDTDGREEDSHSQAIEWMKKKLGGEDDRFHQVKIVIVQQEDTLESIADRYNLSSVELLQVNRLQSGELQAGEIVYIPQKKA
- a CDS encoding phosphotransferase, which encodes MSDQQKWERLLPRVFHAYHWQPLSVRKVRGAFRVQTSSNTFALKPIGATEERLSFLHKMTVHLLDKNYKHVLPWMQTRRGDPFFLHEGQAFYATPWYGKEFSSESSPAIGELARSLGEMHQLTKDVTVSSSSSTASLTQTASRVNAQSEQLRAYAETAEQRTNKSPFDVTFLENVEELQQGATFAVKGIQRAAVLAAEKPFRQVYCHRSIHRHNVVKRGGRWKWIDFDKADLDVPVRDLAVLLQRFVSEDTSLQTLEGVLLAYEQALKIDAREKRLLGLLLAYPDHVFRQLRRYYDRDEHREEMASVEQLKASIARYQVVKRLAKQLVTRRNGSARRQKMSVKN